Genomic window (Vulpes lagopus strain Blue_001 chromosome 6, ASM1834538v1, whole genome shotgun sequence):
ccctccccgcccctgccgACTCACAggcatgtactctctctcaaggaaataaataaatcttaaaaaaaaaaatgtaattgcaggaagcccaaggctTCCTGAGCCAACTAGGGCTCACCGAGAATGCCCTCTTCAGGCCCCAAACCATGTCTCTGATAATGTCTCAGGGCCCACAGAGCCCTTTGACCTGATTTTACCCCAAGACTTGGCACTGCCTAAGAGGAAAAGATTCTCCAAATTGGAGGTTCTGATAGGGACGGTGACTGTGCTGATTAAGCACCAGCCTCTGGGCTAGATGCAGATTTGCAGACTACATTCACTGTCACAGCAGCCCCGTGAGGGGTATGGCTGTGCCTGCTTACCccagggggaaactgaggctccaagcACCTCAGAACCCGGAATACAGTCAGGGCTGGGAAGGAGGCCTGTACCTGTCTCTTCCACGTCCCTCCGAGGTCCCAGGCCAGCCTGTCCATTCTCCCTGGGAGGCTCTGTGTCCACTCTGGGCCATCCAGCTGCACTGCCGCTCCCTCTCTGCACCCTGCAGATGCCCCCGGCCCCCTCTTCCGTTCTGCCCATCTGGGCTGCCTTGCTCTGAGGACTTCCAAGAAGTCCTGGTCAGCCCTTTGCCACCTGCCACAATGGGGTCTCAGCCCTGAGCGTCACGTTGCTGTGGTGAGAGAGACGTGCTCTGAGAGAGAGTCCTCTGAGACTGGGCATGCTGGCCTTCTAAGGCTGCTTGAGCCCCTCCTCTTACCGCCCTGGGGACTTTTAGGGAAAAATCTACACATTGAAACACCTTGGTTGCTAGTTCACACTAGCCCTCTGGGGTCCCACGTGCATAAGACGGCGGGTCCACGGCCTGACGCCCACCCCATGACACCAGGACGTGCACCTCACTGTCTgatccacgtcaggctctgcagcAGCTGGAAGTTCTGAGCGCAGCACCTGATTTCAGGGAACAAAGTGCATCCTCGGACCGCAGTTGGGCCCAGGTTAGTTTACCTCAGACGAGTGACTCCAACCTGGGACAGCGCTGGGACCTGGCTGTGCGGGAGCTCTCCTGGGCGAGGGGACCCTGCACCACCCTTGCTGGCCCACGGCCAGATGGAGAGAGCCCTGTCCTAAGACAGCAGCCATGGCTGGAGCCTGTGGCGTCCTGGGCACCAAGGTTGACATTTTACATACATCCCTTCTGATATTCACAAGTGACTGAACACGGCTTCTCATGACACTCCCCAGTGTCCCCTGTGTGACACGTCTTCCTTCGTGTGGAAATGACATGTCAAGGGGTTAAGCAGATCATTCAGGGTCACACAGAGTAAGCGACAGAGCAAGAATTTAAATCCAGGTCTGTGTGGTGACAGAGGTTGCCATCCTTCTCCTCGTGACCAGGTAAACTCACGCAGGTTGCTCACTAAACAAGGGCATCCAGCCGCCGGGGTGATCATGGGTCAGAACCTCTGATCCTCTGCTCACTAAGGGGTAACCATGGTGCAGCCTGTTCTTGCCTGTCTAGAGGGATGCCCTGGTTAAACCGGTACGACACAGCCCCCGTGACTTTGCTCCCTCCATCTGGGCCCACACGACGTCTGCAGCTCCTCCCACCAAGCCCCTTGGCTCTGCGCTGCCCCATGAGCCAGCACGTCAGTGCCAAGGTCGGGGTGGCATCATGCCTGTCATGTCCCGGGCCTGAGACCCCTGCCAGGCCTTGCTCCCAGGCGACCTGACTGCAGCCACGGTCCAGTCCAGGCCCACCTGCCACAGGGACAGAAATGTGCGGCCCAGGAGCCCGCATTCCTGGCTGGTCAACTGCCCAGCAACTGCCCCACATCTGAGCGAGGCCATCCCTGGCCAGCCAGCCTCCAGACCTGCACCCTGGGCCGACGACCCATGTGCCTATCTCAACCGGCTGCTGCCAAGCCTACATGTGACGGATGTATGCAGCTGTCGTGTGCTGCATGGTGTCCCCCCCGGAATTCACAAGTCCTAACCCTCGGTTTCTgggaatgtgacctcatttggaatGAGGGTCATTGCAGATGACATCAGCTTGGATGAGGTCACAGCAAAGGAGGGATGACCCCTAATGTCCTCATAAAACGCGGAAGTTTGGACACAGGTGTGTGTGCGCAGGGAGAACGGCAGCCAGCCGAGAAgctaccagaagctgggagaTGCCTGGCATGCATCCCTGCCCCAAGTTCCAGGAGGAGTGTGACACGGCAGCTCCTTGgcctcagacttccagcctccagactgtgagatGAGCAACGCGCATGTGCTGGGCGCCCGGCAAGGGGCTCTTGGTTGCGGCCCCAGGACACCCACAGAGCATCTTGTCCTCATCAGATCGGCACACGTGTGCGGAACATGGGGCCGCCCTGCCTCCTGCAGCTCAGTGGCCAATTGCCACCCTCCTGACCCCCAGGTAGCCCTCGCCGGTGCTCAGGACTCCCACCCCAACAGGCCTTGGACACCCAAGGGCTTCCCTGTGCACTCCCGAAGCCCTGTGAGGGTCACCACAGCTCCCCGGCTGCTGCCTACCTGGGTTGCCGAGGGCCATGGAGTCATAGATGAGCTTACAGGTCTTGAGCAGGATGGCGATCTTCTTCTCGGGCGAGTAGGCCTTGTGCATGCTGGTGAACTTCTGCAGGATCTTCTCCATGACGGGTGCCTCAGGCACGCTGGTGGTCACGCCCAGGTCCGTGGTGGTGGTGGCCAGGACCACCAGCTGGTTCTCCTTGAGCTGCTGCAGCGAGCCGTCCTTGCTGTGGATCTCCCGCAGGCATGCGTTGATGGCCTCCTTCAGGGGCTTCAGCACACACTTATACAAGGCCGACTCCACGATGGCCTCTGTGGGGCAAGAGGGGAGCGTGAAGGACCCCGCAGCCGGGACGCCGCCCCAGGCTTCTGTGCCCTGCAGGGTGTGCCACCCCACCGCCCGAGGCCACGCTGCACACCCAGCGTGGTGTGCCCAGCACCTGTGGCAGGGAGGTACTGCCGCACAAACCACACGGCACAGACACGGCTCACGAGCCTTCGGGGCCCGGTGCTTGGTATCCCAATGCTTCACAGGGCCTGGGGCGGCTTTCCAGGCCCCCCATGTTGTGCACAGCAGAAGCTAGAGTCTGCCCGCAGCTTGtcagcccccaccccagaagCTGTGTTCACTTATCACTGGCCTGCTCCTCTGCGTTCATGCTGCTccagccaccctggcctctgctgcccagccaagcctgctcctgcctcagggcctttgcatctgctATTCCCTTAGCCCGGGGAAGCCACTGCCCAACTACAAACATGACTTTTCCCTTCACTGTTCAAATGTCATCTTTTCCGAGAGGCATCCTGATCCACGAGTGGAATGCGACTGACTCGGCTTTGATCTCACAGCAACTGTGCCACATACACGCCCCGGATGCCCGTGTACAGACAGACTGACTATGGCTCGGATGGTGGGGTCACAGGTAGAGGGGCTGAGCCAGGGTCTGCACCCACCTACTGACGCATGGTGATCCTCGGGGCCTTGGCGGACAGCACGGAAAGTCCTGGGAAGCCTCTGTGGCTCCGCCACCTCCCCCGGAGGGCTGGGTCTCCCCTCTATGCGGGCCTGGGGCCGGCCTTGCCACTGCCCCAAGTCCTTATCCTCCCCGTGTGCGTCTCCAGCCTCAACAGCAGGGCACAAGCGGCTGCGTCAAGCCCTGAGCCTGCTCCTGCCCATCCATCCAGGCCGGCGTCCTGACCCTGCTGCCCTAGGAGCCTCTGCGGCCAGAGCTGTGGTGACCCCTGGCAGGGCCCTGTGCTCGCCGTCCCTGAGCCTCTGGCTCTGCTGTGACCTTGGCTGGGTCCTCATGCACAGGGCAAGGGGGCTTCTGGGTGCCGGTGCCTCTCAGACCCACAGGACCCACAGGCCGGGCCTGGCCCTCAGCGGCCACACGTTagtccttcctctgcctctcactgctCCTTACATGCGGGTCCCTAATGAAGCTGCAGCGCCCTGGGCAGgtggggacgggggtgggggccCACGGCCTCACTAGGCTCACATCCTTCCACCATCTAAGGGGTACCAGGGCAGGACTTGGAGAAAGAGGCCGGACCACAGAGGGAGTGGCTCCCGGCAAGGCTGAGTGCCCAGAAGgatgccccgctcctgcccccacccagcgCACCCAAGACTGACCTAGCTCCTCTTCAGGGTGTAGCGCGGGGTCCACCAGGGCCTTGAGCTCGGTGCTCTGCAGCAGGTAGCTCTTGAGTTGTGTCATCATGGTGCGGATCTCCTGCAGCATCTCCGTGCTGGAGGTCTGGCGTGCCATCATCTCCAGGCTGTACACCTTGTAGTCCTGCACCAGGTTGCCGAAGTACGAGGCCTTGTCCTGCGCCAGCTCCACCACCTTCTTGTACAGCTTCCGGTCATTGGACAGGAACGCGTGGAACACGTTGGTGAAACTGACGAAGCTCAGGCGGTGCCGTGCCTTGCCCAGGATCACGGAGGGCTTCTTCTTGCCAGCACTGCCCAGGTGCTCGGGCTCCTCCTCCGTGCTGCTGGTGGAGTAGGAATCCTGGTCCGCGGCCAAGGCCGACGCTCCCAGGCTGTCAGACAGGGAGGCCAGGGAGCCCTTGAACTCTGCAGAGCTCTGGGGCCGGCTGCCGGCCTGGGCTTGTGGGCTCTGAGTTCTGGCACAGGACGCAGGGCCACGGCCTTCCCCGGGCGCACCCGGTGTGGGTTTCTGGGGGGCCTCGTCCTTCATGGAGGAGGACTCGGTGCTCTCCACAGGACTGGGAAGGCCTGAGACCAGCTGCCGGGAGATCCGTTTCCTCCTGGGGGGCGGGACTGGGGGCTGCCGGACCTTCCTCGGTGGCTCTGGCACACTCCCCGGGTCACCAGCTCGGGCCACCGCTTCCTGACCTTGCTCCGATGTCCCCGGGGGAGGTGGGCTGAGCACGGGCGCGCTGGGAAGCCCCGGCTGCTCCCCCACGGCAGGCAGCGTCCTGTCCACCCTCCCAGCAGCCTGGTCCTCCAGGGAGACCTTCTCAGAGATGCGGCGTCTGGGCGGTGCAGCGGGGAGGTTCTTCACGGGGACAAGAGGGGCAGGGGGCTGCGGCAAGGGGCCGGGGGCAGGCCCAGGCTTCATCTCTTCCTCCCTGAGGGGGCCCAGGCCTGTCGGGGGCCGTGAGAGCCTCTCGCAGGCTGCCATGGGCGCTTGGCTTGGAAGGTCTGGGGGGCCTGGGGCATGGGGGGCTAGGTCGGGGGCAGATGCCGGGGGTGTGGGAGGAAGGGCCTCTGGAGGCGGGGGAGCAGCTGCTGGGGGGGAACTGGGCAAAGGACAAGCGGGAAccagagctgggggtggagggggccgcTGGGGGCCGCTGGGCTGCAGAGGGGGTGCTGGAGGAGGGGGcgccgggggagggggtgccgggcggcgcggggcccACTTAGAGGTGGGTGAGGTAGcgcaggaggtggggggcagcGAGCGTGTGGGGCAGCTTCCGGGGGTCGGCGGGGCGGCAGGCAGGGCACCGCCGGCACCACAGTCCTCGATGAAGATGGGATTCACAAACCACAGGCGGTCGTTTCCCACGGACAGCTCGATTTCACACGCGCAGTTCCCGGACCGGGCGGTGGGCCTGAGGCCGCAGGCCGGGGGTGCTCTGGGTGCCGGGTCCCTCGGGGGCTCCACGGAGCTCCCACTGCCTCGCCGGGGGTTCAGCGATGAGTCCCAGAAGCCtatagagacagggagaagctgCTCAGTGTGCAGGCCAGGCCCCTGCCTGTGGGTGGCATCCGTggcgggagggggcagggctgctGGGCCCAGGCTTCACCCTGGGGCTCTTTTCCCTTCTTGGGCGGTTTAAACCTCCCCCACCACTTCCTGCCTCTAGAGGGGGAAGCCCCGTTGGATCCTCCTGGGCGCTGGGGGTGGGGCCccgttgggggggtggggggcagggctgcCCTCCAGCTCCGCCCCTGGGCTGGAGAGCCACCAtggggcacctgtggctcagggtgtagAGGGCAAGGGGTTCGGCTTCCGCAGGCTGGACGCCCCTGGCAGGTGCCTTGACCTTTTTAGGCTCTGTCCAGTCATCTCAGGAATGGGGTTCCCCTGGAAGGTGCTTGGGGCCTGCCCTGGCCACCAGGGCAGTTGTGTGCAGGGAGAATGAGGTGTGCAGCGGCCGTGAGCACACAGGGAACACTGGTCCTGCTGCAGAACCTCCATGGTAACAGAGAAGGCTCCaccttctgtgtgtctgtgtctgtgtgtccgtGTGGCTAAGGGCGCTGGGTTCACAGCAGGGGCCCTGCCCTGCTGGCT
Coding sequences:
- the RIN3 gene encoding ras and Rab interactor 3 isoform X1, with the protein product MSCRERVSSGSREPEPHASPARRGSALAQPVFTVTSQSVTTTEMRLGCSPVPGVGKEEGEEEEEEDVMGPCLPVSPKNCLPLRGISVLEKLIKTCPVWLQLGLGRMEAARILQQEAAGTFLVCQDSSLKHLVLCVHFPSPNESSSKVLEYTVKEEKSILYLEGSVLVFEDIFRLIAFYCVSRDLLPFTLRLPQAILEASSFTDLETISNLGLGFWDSSLNPRRGSGSSVEPPRDPAPRAPPACGLRPTARSGNCACEIELSVGNDRLWFVNPIFIEDCGAGGALPAAPPTPGSCPTRSLPPTSCATSPTSKWAPRRPAPPPPAPPPPAPPLQPSGPQRPPPPPALVPACPLPSSPPAAAPPPPEALPPTPPASAPDLAPHAPGPPDLPSQAPMAACERLSRPPTGLGPLREEEMKPGPAPGPLPQPPAPLVPVKNLPAAPPRRRISEKVSLEDQAAGRVDRTLPAVGEQPGLPSAPVLSPPPPGTSEQGQEAVARAGDPGSVPEPPRKVRQPPVPPPRRKRISRQLVSGLPSPVESTESSSMKDEAPQKPTPGAPGEGRGPASCARTQSPQAQAGSRPQSSAEFKGSLASLSDSLGASALAADQDSYSTSSTEEEPEHLGSAGKKKPSVILGKARHRLSFVSFTNVFHAFLSNDRKLYKKVVELAQDKASYFGNLVQDYKVYSLEMMARQTSSTEMLQEIRTMMTQLKSYLLQSTELKALVDPALHPEEELEAIVESALYKCVLKPLKEAINACLREIHSKDGSLQQLKENQLVVLATTTTDLGVTTSVPEAPVMEKILQKFTSMHKAYSPEKKIAILLKTCKLIYDSMALGNPGKPYGADDFLPVLMYVLARSNLAEMLLNVEYMMELMDPALQLGEGSYYLTTTYGALEHIKNYDKITVTRQLSVEVQDSIHRWERRRTLNKARASRSSVQDFICVSYLEPERQARTLASRADTPAEALCAQCADKFAVPRPQDHRLFVLVDGRCFRLADEALPHRIKGYLLRSEPKRDFHFVYRPLDGGGAAGGPPCLVVREPNFL
- the RIN3 gene encoding ras and Rab interactor 3 isoform X2; translation: MIRRAGSAARGGPAGPVPGVGKEEGEEEEEEDVMGPCLPVSPKNCLPLRGISVLEKLIKTCPVWLQLGLGRMEAARILQQEAAGTFLVCQDSSLKHLVLCVHFPSPNESSSKVLEYTVKEEKSILYLEGSVLVFEDIFRLIAFYCVSRDLLPFTLRLPQAILEASSFTDLETISNLGLGFWDSSLNPRRGSGSSVEPPRDPAPRAPPACGLRPTARSGNCACEIELSVGNDRLWFVNPIFIEDCGAGGALPAAPPTPGSCPTRSLPPTSCATSPTSKWAPRRPAPPPPAPPPPAPPLQPSGPQRPPPPPALVPACPLPSSPPAAAPPPPEALPPTPPASAPDLAPHAPGPPDLPSQAPMAACERLSRPPTGLGPLREEEMKPGPAPGPLPQPPAPLVPVKNLPAAPPRRRISEKVSLEDQAAGRVDRTLPAVGEQPGLPSAPVLSPPPPGTSEQGQEAVARAGDPGSVPEPPRKVRQPPVPPPRRKRISRQLVSGLPSPVESTESSSMKDEAPQKPTPGAPGEGRGPASCARTQSPQAQAGSRPQSSAEFKGSLASLSDSLGASALAADQDSYSTSSTEEEPEHLGSAGKKKPSVILGKARHRLSFVSFTNVFHAFLSNDRKLYKKVVELAQDKASYFGNLVQDYKVYSLEMMARQTSSTEMLQEIRTMMTQLKSYLLQSTELKALVDPALHPEEELEAIVESALYKCVLKPLKEAINACLREIHSKDGSLQQLKENQLVVLATTTTDLGVTTSVPEAPVMEKILQKFTSMHKAYSPEKKIAILLKTCKLIYDSMALGNPGKPYGADDFLPVLMYVLARSNLAEMLLNVEYMMELMDPALQLGEGSYYLTTTYGALEHIKNYDKITVTRQLSVEVQDSIHRWERRRTLNKARASRSSVQDFICVSYLEPERQARTLASRADTPAEALCAQCADKFAVPRPQDHRLFVLVDGRCFRLADEALPHRIKGYLLRSEPKRDFHFVYRPLDGGGAAGGPPCLVVREPNFL
- the RIN3 gene encoding ras and Rab interactor 3 isoform X3: MPGVAATGSGPDGGSQDPAARGGWVLYLEGSVLVFEDIFRLIAFYCVSRDLLPFTLRLPQAILEASSFTDLETISNLGLGFWDSSLNPRRGSGSSVEPPRDPAPRAPPACGLRPTARSGNCACEIELSVGNDRLWFVNPIFIEDCGAGGALPAAPPTPGSCPTRSLPPTSCATSPTSKWAPRRPAPPPPAPPPPAPPLQPSGPQRPPPPPALVPACPLPSSPPAAAPPPPEALPPTPPASAPDLAPHAPGPPDLPSQAPMAACERLSRPPTGLGPLREEEMKPGPAPGPLPQPPAPLVPVKNLPAAPPRRRISEKVSLEDQAAGRVDRTLPAVGEQPGLPSAPVLSPPPPGTSEQGQEAVARAGDPGSVPEPPRKVRQPPVPPPRRKRISRQLVSGLPSPVESTESSSMKDEAPQKPTPGAPGEGRGPASCARTQSPQAQAGSRPQSSAEFKGSLASLSDSLGASALAADQDSYSTSSTEEEPEHLGSAGKKKPSVILGKARHRLSFVSFTNVFHAFLSNDRKLYKKVVELAQDKASYFGNLVQDYKVYSLEMMARQTSSTEMLQEIRTMMTQLKSYLLQSTELKALVDPALHPEEELEAIVESALYKCVLKPLKEAINACLREIHSKDGSLQQLKENQLVVLATTTTDLGVTTSVPEAPVMEKILQKFTSMHKAYSPEKKIAILLKTCKLIYDSMALGNPGKPYGADDFLPVLMYVLARSNLAEMLLNVEYMMELMDPALQLGEGSYYLTTTYGALEHIKNYDKITVTRQLSVEVQDSIHRWERRRTLNKARASRSSVQDFICVSYLEPERQARTLASRADTPAEALCAQCADKFAVPRPQDHRLFVLVDGRCFRLADEALPHRIKGYLLRSEPKRDFHFVYRPLDGGGAAGGPPCLVVREPNFL